ACCGCATCCTGTCATATTATGCAACCCCTGGCGGCGGTTGGCATTGGCCTGATCGCAAGCATTGTATTCTTTGTCTCCGATTTGCTGCTCGACAAGCTGGGCGTTGACGACGCAATCGGCGCCTTTCAAGTTCATGCCGTCCCCGGGATATGGGGGACTCTGGCGGTCGCTATTTTTGGCGCCTCTGAGACATGGGGAACTGGTCTGAACCGATGGGAACAATTCATCGTTCAGGCGCAGGGAGTCGGCGTCACTTTTCTCTGGGCCTTTGGCGCTTCCTACTGCTTGCTAAAACTCGTCAATCGCTGGACTCCCCTTCGCGTCAATAAGGAAGCTGAAATTCAGGGATTGAATATCTCCGAGCATGGCGCCAGCACCGCTCTGCTCGATCTTTTAACGGAAATGGACGCGCATCAACAATCGAGCAAACTCTCTTCAGTCAACGTGGAGCCGCATACAGAAGTCGGCCAGATCGCCAAAGTCTACAATAAAGTGGTCGACGCCGTTATTTCCAAAGAGCAGGAACTGTATCAGGCGAATCAACAGCAGGATTTGATCCTGAACTCATCAGGAGAAGGCATTTATGGTCTCGATCTGAAAGGCAACACCACTTTCGCCAACCAGGTTGCGGAACAATTGCTCGGTTATACCATTGATGAAATGCGCAACGAATCCCAGCACGCATTGATTCATCACACCCATGCCGATGGAGCTCCCTATAAACGCGAAGAATGCCATATCTACAAAGCCCTGCACGACGGCAAGGTACATCAGGAATCCGATGAAGTGTTCTGGAGGAAAGACGGGACCAGCTTCCCTGTAGAATATGTGAGCGCTCCCATGATCGACAACGGAGTCATCATCGGCGCCGTCGTGGTGTTCAAGGACATCACCCAGCGCAAGATCTTCGAAAGGCAGTTGGAGGACGCCAAAGATTCCGCCGAGAAGGCCAACCTTGCCAAAAGTAATTTCCTGGCCAACATGAGTCATGAAATTCGCACTCCCATGAACGCGATACTGGGCTACTCTCAAATCCTTCTGCGAAACGACAGGTTTGATCCTGAAACAAAAGACGCCCTTACAACGATTGGCAGAAGCGGACAAAACCTGCTCAGCCTTATCAACGAGATACTCGATCTCTCAAAAATTGAAGCCGGGAAGATGGAAGTGATCGCGAACGATTTTGATCTGCATGATCTGATTTGCGGGATCAACGACATGTTCAAACTTCGATGCAAAGAGAAAAATCTTGAATGGACGGTACAGGGAATTGATCAAGAGCGGATCGTCTTTGGCGACGATGGAAAACTGCGGCAGGTTCTCATCAATCTGATTGGCAACGCCGTAAAATTCACTAAAGCCGGATCCGTTTCTCTCCAAATCTCCCCTAAAGAAAATGATCGTTACCTGTTCGAGATCGCAGACACCGGGCGTGGGATCACGGAAGAAAATCAGAAAATCATCTTCCAACCCTTTGGCCAGGACGATGAAGGGGCAAAGGAAGGGGGAACCGGGCTGGGGCTTGCCATTTCAAAAAAACAACTGGAGCTGCTGAAATCAGACCTGAAACTGGCGTCGCAACCAGGCAAGGGTTCCCGTTTCTACTTCACTCTGCGCCTGCCATCTGCAACCGGCCAACTTCGCAGACAACCGGAGCGGACAGGCAAAGTCATCCGGTTAGCCGAAGGGCATCAGGTCAAAGCCTTGGTTGTGGATGATATCAAAGAAAATCGCGACGTCCTGAGATTGCTTCTCACGGATATCGCCGCGCAGGTTGTTTGCGCTGAAAACGGCCAGGAGGCGCTGGATAAAATTCCAGAGTTCGAGCCGGACATTATCTTCATGGACATTCGCATGCCCATCATGGACGGAGAGGAGGCGATGGCGGAAATACAAAAACGCTACGACCCAAACCGTTATCAGGTTGTGGTCATCACCGCTTCCGTGCTGGGAATCCTCGAAGAGAGGTTCAGCAAGCAGGGTTTTCATGGCTTCATTTCAAAACCCTTTCGCGACGATGAAATTTTCACATGCCTGAAAAACCTGCTCAACGTCGAATATGAATACGCGACAGCCGCGCCGGTAGAAAGCAAAGACCCTCTTGAAGATGAAATCGACTTTTCAAATCTCACGATTCCCGAAAACATTCTCACGAAAATGAAACTGGCTTCAGAGCAATACAATATTACCGACCTGGAACAGGGGCTGAAAGATTTGGCGGGACTGGGGAAACCAGGACAGGAAGCATTAATCAAGCGCATCAAAGCGCTCCTAAACAAATACGACTGCGTCGAAATCAACAACATTCTCGATCAAGTCACCGCAGATACGGAATGACAAGCAGGCAATAAAACGTTTCCCGCCACAACAGACCACCCACCTTGATTACCCGCTATTCCCCAATAAGAAAACAGGGAAGTTTCGGAAAATCAGAATTACACATTATCCCCATATCAGTTGACAGGAACTTGACTTTATCCGCACCCTGAAATAGGATTCGATTGACCATCATTCATCAATTATAAGGTTTCCTCTCATTTACTTCGAGGCTCTAATTGGCCATACCTGATTTCCAGACAATCATGCTTCCCCTGTTAAGACAGTGCGATGTCAAGGGTACGATCGACAATGCTCAAATCAGAAAACGATTGGCTGGCGAATTTCAGCTAACCCCAGAGGAAGAAGCGCAACTTTTACCCAGCGGTAAACAAGCTGTTTTCAGAAACCGCGTTGCATGGGCGCAAGTTTACCTAGTCAAAGCTGGATTACTGGAAAGACCCAAGAGAGGGGTTCTCAGAATCACACAAGCGGGACGGGATGTTCTCAATACAAATCCGAATAAAATAAATATAAAATTTCTAAAAAAATTCCCTTCATTTGTCGCGTTCAGAACCAAGCAAGACAATGAGAACATCGCCAATTCAGAAACAGAAACATCCTCTGACAGAACTCCATCAGAGCAAATCGAAGAAGGATTTCAAACATTAAAAAATGAAATTCTCGATGACATTCTGGTAAATATCAAATCCTGTTCGCCGCAGTTTTTTGAGCGGCTCGTGATCAAGCTATTGCTCGCAATGGGTTACGGCGGTTCAGTCAAAGACGCCGGAATGGCAATTGGGAAAAGTGGCGACGAAGGAATTGATGGACTGATCAAAGAAGATAAGTTGGGATTGGATGTAATTTATGTCCAGGCGAAAAAATGGGATACAAACACCATCGGGCGACCCGAAATTCAGAAATTCGCGGGCGCGCTACTTGGCAAACAAGCATCCAAAGGAGTTTTCATCACAACTTCTTATTTCACAAAGGAGGCGGAAGCCTATGCTGAAGACGTCAATAGTAGGATCATTCTGATCGATGGACAACGACTGGCTGATTTAATGTTTGAATATAATATTGGAGTCAATACGGCTGACTATTATGAAATAAAAAAAATCGATTCCGACTTCTTCTCCGAAGATTAAAACAAATCATTTTTGCCAGACTTACCTGATCCAGACACGACAGATGCTGTCTATTAAAAATTCCAATCAAATTTAGCAAGGGGATTTCACCCCTTGGATTCGCCGCCGTCGACGAACAGGGTTTCGCCGTTCACGAAGGGGCTTTCGATGAGGTATTGCAGGGCGCGCACGATGTCTTCGGTGTCGCCGTGATTCTGGGCGGGAATATTCTTTGCCGCGCGTTTCAGATAACCGGGATCGCCGCCCACGGGCGGAAGGATCAGGCCGGGGGCGATGGCGTTCACGCGCACTTCGCTTCCCCAGTCCACCGCCGCAAGATGGGTGAGGTGGGACAGGGCGACCTTGGATACGGAATAGGCGGCGAAGGCGGGAACGTTGCGCTTGATCCGTTCATCGAGGATATTGACGATCATCCCCTTCCCCACCTTCCTTTTATAATCGCGCATCAGAATATAGGGCGCGGACAGATTGATGTTGAGGGTTTTCTCCAGGGTCTCGCGACTCGTGTTTTCCACCGACTCGTTCAGAAACAGCGACGCGCAATTGATCAGTAATTCCAGATCGGGAAAGGATTCCAGAACCTGCCCCGTCAATTGTTCGACCGCTTCCAGATCGGACAGGTCGCAGGCGAAGGCTTCGCCGCGCCGTTTCAGAAATTTAACTTCCTTGAGCGTGGCGTTGGCTTGCGATTCGGATCGGTTATAATGCAGGGCGATGTCCCAGCCCAGATTGGCAAGGTGAAGGACCAGCGCGCGCCCGATGCGGACGGCGCCTCCGGTGATGAGCGCTGTTGGCATGCTTGAACCCCTTTGGCAATACGGGTATACTTTCGGTTTTACAACCTGCATTTAACGATAAATTCCGGTTTAATTCCAGCCCATTCATTTGGAGATCTTCGGATGGAAGAGACAAGTCAGAAAAAAGTAGTGAATATTGTGATCTTGACGGTATCGGACACGCGCACGGACGCCGACGACAAATCGGGACAAACGCTGGTCGATCGGGTCAAGGCGGCGGGGCATAATCTGGTAGAGAAACGCATCGTGAAGGACGAAATCCCTCTGCTCCAGGCGGCGTTGAAAGAATGGATCGCAAGTCCTGACGTCGACGTGGTGATCTCCACCGGCGGGACGGGCGTGACCGGTCGCGACGTGACGCCGGAGGCCTTCGAGGCTTTGTATGAAAAACCAATTCCCGGATTCGGCGAGTTGTTTCGCATGCTCAGCTACCAGAACATAAAAACATCGACGATTCAATCGCGCGCGACGGCGGGCGTCGCCAACGGAACTTTCCTGTTCGCCTTACCGGGTTCGACGGGCGCTTGCAAGGATGGCTGGGACGATATCATCGTCCATCAACTGAACAGCCAGCACAAGCCCTGCAATCTCGTGGAACTGATGCCGCGTTTGATGGAAAAATAAGACGCGCTCGATCAGGCGGATTCGACCTGGTCGGATATAAAGATGATGTGTTTTTTGTTAAGCGCGATGAATTCCGATTCGAACAAGAGCTTGCCGGAAGCGGCGTCGTATACGCTGACTTCGGTGACGGGGATGAAGCTCTCTTCCATTTGGTTCAGATAATCCAGCATGCGGTTTTTCGGCATCTTGAAAATCTTTCCTTCGATGCGCTCGTTCGTGGTGCGTATCTCAACGCCGATGGTATCTTTGGTGATGTGGGAGTTGTAGGCCATGTCGCCTTATCGTGAGGGGTGACAAAAAAGAACTCTTCAGGAATTGTAACTTTGCTTCTCTAAAAAATCCATTAAAACCGAAAAAACCTCTGTAAATTCAATAATTAATGACTTCTATTCGCTTGCAGGGAACCGACGGGATCCGTCGCGAAATCAAACGCGCAAAACAACTACCCGGCGTCTCGCCGCAGAAGGCTTTTCTTAAACACGGCGTGTTGACGGAAGAGTTCATGGAACTCTACGCCTACGCTCATGCCACGCAGGTTTTCAACAGCGCGCACAGGACTGAAAGACCGGCTATCGTGATCGGCTGGGACCCGCGCGACCCCGACGGCGTTTTCACATCGTCCGTGGTGCGCGGGGTTCGACGCGCCAACTGCGACGCATGGGTCCTCGGCGTGGTCCCCACCCCACTGGTTCCCCTGTACATGCTGTACGAACAGGGAAGCGGCGGCATGATGGTGACGGCCTCGCACAACCCGCCCGATCAAAATGGAATCAAAATTTTTAACGGCTATCGCGGACTCAAACCCTTCCCAAAAAACGACGCCACTTTATCGCGACGGATTCTATCGCTCGACTATGCGCAGATTCATCGCAGACCGCTCAGCGGCAAATTGAAGGATTGTCGAGACGACGCGCTGGCTCTGTTCCGAAAATTCTCCCTCGCGCCTGAAAACGCATGGTTCGATCATCGCAAGGCTTCGGACTCTCAGTTTCGCAACTGGGCGCTGGTCGTCGATCCGGCCAATGGCTCGCTCAGCAAACTCGCCGCTCCTATCTTTCGCAAGGCCGGTTTCGGTCATGTCTATGAAGTGAACAACGGAGCGGGCGCGGTGAACCGTAACGGCGGCGTCGCCGATCTGGAGGGGTGCCGCGTCATCTCCCAGGCGGATGCGCTCAATAAAGAAGGAAAATTTTTCACGCATCAGGCCGTTAGAAAATTGTTTCAACTGGCTTCGCGATTTGCGAAAGAATTAAAGTCTGGAAAAAAACGTCTCGCAGGCGCGGTGTTCGACGCCGACGCCGACCGATTTTACAAACTCGACTACGACCCGGCGCAACAATGCGTGCATGTCTCCGGCGGAGACGACACGGCGTATCTGCAAGCGCGGTTTTTCTCGGCGAAACAGGCGAAGGGCGCGCGTTTCGTCAACACCGTCGAAAGCGACCTCAACGTCAGCGGCGCGGTCGAAGCGCTGGGCCTGCAATCCTGCCTGACCGCCGTCGGCGACAAATGGATTCAACTGCAATTCGCCAAAGCCCTCATCTCGGCGCGCATCGGTTTTTTGAACGACCATGAAATTCCTCTTTCCGCTTCCCTGCTGGAGCAATGGGAAGAATTGAGCGCAGGCGTCAGCCCGCCGGATGTCGCGAAACTCCAGAAACTGGAACACAAACTCAACGCCTTGATCGAACGCGCCGGGCATTCTCCCGATGCGGTCGACGCAACGCTGGCGCAACAAATTGTGGTGGGGAGCGAAGAGACCGGACACAACATCACACCCGGCAGGCTGGAACTGAAAAACGGCAAACGCGCCGTGGTGTTTTTCGGCAGTGGATTGAAAAGTGCTCTCAACACCTTCGCCGCCGAACACGACGCCAAACAGACCAAATTTCGCGCCTTTCGTCCTCCCTTTCGGCAAGGCTTCAAGGCGACGCTCTATGCTTACTATGTAAAGAAGGAACTGTTCGCGCAGGACAGCGCGATCTGGAAGCAGATCAAAAAAGAAATTCTCAAATCAACCCAGGCCAAAGGCTGGGAGAGCCGGGTCGTGGATTTCCCGGAAGACCCGGACATGCTCTATGTGGAAGCGAAACCCGGCGGCAAACGACGCGCCGGAATCTTCGTGCGCAATTCGGGGACGGAAAATAAAATCGGCATCAACCTGCGCGGAGCGATGGGAGACACCCCCGCTCTGAAACTCATCGGCGAAAGCCTGATCCGCATCCTCATGCAAAGCATGAAGGATGAAAGCAACGAACTCTGCCGACTCGAAGCGCAATGGGTCGAACGCCTCGCCACCCGCGCCCACCCTTCCGAACCTCAGGATATGGAGCCTCTGCAGAAAGAACGTCTGCTCAACGAAATGCTCAAGCAGGGTCTGGTTCAGCCCGGCCCCAACGGCCCGCGCCTGACCAAACGCGGACAATGGTTCGCCAGCCTCGCCCGAGCCGCCGAATAAATCTGGATCTTGATGGAAGAGGAATCAGTCGATTTGCGGGATCTTGGTGGGGTCGTCTTCGACGTCTTCCATTTTCTTGTCGAACAGTTTGCGCGAAAGAACCCAGGAGCCCCAGGCCACCGCCACCACCGTTCCGCCGCCCATACAAGCCCAAAGAATCGTGTTGCCCGACTCGGACATGCCGCGTAGAAAAATGAACATCCCCAACGGCAGGGCCATGATCGAACCGAAACAAGTCAGTAGCATGGCGCTACGGGCAAAATATTTGGGACGAACATCGACGTTCAATTCAGGCAGGTACTGACGACTGGCCGGGTCAGCCATATCGAGCAAGGGCTCTTCGCCTTCGCATTTAGGGCAGAACTTTCCGCCCCAGAAAGAGTTTTTACACTTCAAACAAAATTTGACCACAACGCGCTCGCTCGGTTAATTTGGAATGAGAACAGGATATCCTTAAATCCTGTAAAGATCAATATGGATCGTCTGATTTGAGGCGCACAGAAAATGCAACGAACGGGCTTGACGCTGTTGACTCACGGCGGGGCGGGATCTAAAAATGAATACGCCGACGGCTCCATGCGCGCCGCAACGGCGGGCGTGAAACTCTGGCAATCCGACGCGACCCTCGCCGATGCAATGTGCTGCGCCGTGGTCGAACTTGAAAACGACCCGCGCTTCAACGCGGGCATCGGTTCGCATGCGCGTTCGGACGGGGTGATGCAGATGGACGCGGCAATGATGACCAGCCTCGGTCAATTCGGCGCCGTCTCCTGCGTGGAGGGATTCAAAAATCCCATCGCCATCGCCCGGGCCGTATTGGAAAGCGAATACAATTTGCTCTGCGGACGCGGCGCCGAAGAATTCGCGCGCGACCGCCAATGCGAGCCATACCCGGCAGACGCTCCGACCCATACCAGCATGGATTTTTCAAATGAAGAGAGTGAAGATACAGTGGGTTGCGTCGCCTTCGACGGCGATCTATTCGTCGCCGGACTCAGCACCGGAGGCACGCACCAGTCCCATCCCGGTCGCGTCGGCGACGTGCCCCTGATCGGATGCGGCCTCTACGCCGGAACCGAAGGCGCGATCGCCTGCACCGGAAGCGGCGAAGCCATCACCCTGCAAATGACCGCCTACCGCGCCTATCAACTCGCGCTGGCGGGGAAAAGCCCGCAAGCGATCCTTGAAACCACGCTCGGCTGGTTCGATTCAGACGACGCCTTCGGCGTCATCCTCATCACCCGCGACGGCTTTGCAGGCGGCGCCAATCGGAGCATGGCCTGGTCCAGCGTTCGCGTTTGATTTTCTA
This window of the Candidatus Nitrohelix vancouverensis genome carries:
- the amt gene encoding ammonium transporter; translation: MPVTHSFQDTGWILICSAMVLLMQGGFLCLETGYVRAKNSINVAIKNFVDFFISSAIFWIFGFGLMFGASVEGWIGSNRFLFDEYSNAWLSAFFIFQMIFCGTATTIVSGAVAERMRFVGYIIVSVIISGCIYPVIGHWIWGGLESGARNGWLAGQGFIDFAGATVVHSTGGWVALAAVLVIGPRIGAFANGRQIQGQNLPLATLGAYLLIFGWMGFNGGSALGLDERIPKILINTLLAGTFSCLLATFLSWKYYGQARVEIVINGALAGLVAITASCHIMQPLAAVGIGLIASIVFFVSDLLLDKLGVDDAIGAFQVHAVPGIWGTLAVAIFGASETWGTGLNRWEQFIVQAQGVGVTFLWAFGASYCLLKLVNRWTPLRVNKEAEIQGLNISEHGASTALLDLLTEMDAHQQSSKLSSVNVEPHTEVGQIAKVYNKVVDAVISKEQELYQANQQQDLILNSSGEGIYGLDLKGNTTFANQVAEQLLGYTIDEMRNESQHALIHHTHADGAPYKREECHIYKALHDGKVHQESDEVFWRKDGTSFPVEYVSAPMIDNGVIIGAVVVFKDITQRKIFERQLEDAKDSAEKANLAKSNFLANMSHEIRTPMNAILGYSQILLRNDRFDPETKDALTTIGRSGQNLLSLINEILDLSKIEAGKMEVIANDFDLHDLICGINDMFKLRCKEKNLEWTVQGIDQERIVFGDDGKLRQVLINLIGNAVKFTKAGSVSLQISPKENDRYLFEIADTGRGITEENQKIIFQPFGQDDEGAKEGGTGLGLAISKKQLELLKSDLKLASQPGKGSRFYFTLRLPSATGQLRRQPERTGKVIRLAEGHQVKALVVDDIKENRDVLRLLLTDIAAQVVCAENGQEALDKIPEFEPDIIFMDIRMPIMDGEEAMAEIQKRYDPNRYQVVVITASVLGILEERFSKQGFHGFISKPFRDDEIFTCLKNLLNVEYEYATAAPVESKDPLEDEIDFSNLTIPENILTKMKLASEQYNITDLEQGLKDLAGLGKPGQEALIKRIKALLNKYDCVEINNILDQVTADTE
- a CDS encoding restriction endonuclease codes for the protein MAIPDFQTIMLPLLRQCDVKGTIDNAQIRKRLAGEFQLTPEEEAQLLPSGKQAVFRNRVAWAQVYLVKAGLLERPKRGVLRITQAGRDVLNTNPNKINIKFLKKFPSFVAFRTKQDNENIANSETETSSDRTPSEQIEEGFQTLKNEILDDILVNIKSCSPQFFERLVIKLLLAMGYGGSVKDAGMAIGKSGDEGIDGLIKEDKLGLDVIYVQAKKWDTNTIGRPEIQKFAGALLGKQASKGVFITTSYFTKEAEAYAEDVNSRIILIDGQRLADLMFEYNIGVNTADYYEIKKIDSDFFSED
- a CDS encoding SDR family oxidoreductase, whose amino-acid sequence is MPTALITGGAVRIGRALVLHLANLGWDIALHYNRSESQANATLKEVKFLKRRGEAFACDLSDLEAVEQLTGQVLESFPDLELLINCASLFLNESVENTSRETLEKTLNINLSAPYILMRDYKRKVGKGMIVNILDERIKRNVPAFAAYSVSKVALSHLTHLAAVDWGSEVRVNAIAPGLILPPVGGDPGYLKRAAKNIPAQNHGDTEDIVRALQYLIESPFVNGETLFVDGGESKG
- the moaB gene encoding molybdenum cofactor biosynthesis protein B; protein product: MEETSQKKVVNIVILTVSDTRTDADDKSGQTLVDRVKAAGHNLVEKRIVKDEIPLLQAALKEWIASPDVDVVISTGGTGVTGRDVTPEAFEALYEKPIPGFGELFRMLSYQNIKTSTIQSRATAGVANGTFLFALPGSTGACKDGWDDIIVHQLNSQHKPCNLVELMPRLMEK